A genomic window from Nomascus leucogenys isolate Asia chromosome 10, Asia_NLE_v1, whole genome shotgun sequence includes:
- the TMEM119 gene encoding transmembrane protein 119: MVSAAAPSLLIPLLLLLGSVPTTDTHSVPLKATFLEDVAGSGEAEGSSASSPSLPPPWTPALSPTSMGPQPTTLGGPSPPTNFLDGIVDFFRQYVMLIAVVGSLAFLLMFIVCAAVITRQKHKASAYYPSSFPKKKYVDQSDRAGGPRAFSEVPDRAPNSRPEEALDSSRQLQADILAATQNLKSPTRAALGGGDGARMVEGRGAEEEEKGSQEGDQEVQGHGVPVEIPEAQEEPCSGVLEGALVASEGQGELEGSLLLAQEAQRPEDAPESPCACSSIHPSV; the protein is encoded by the coding sequence ATGGTTTCGGCGGCAGCCCCCAGCCTCCTCATCCCTCTGTTGCTGCTCCTGGGGTCTGTGCCCACTACTGACACCCACTCTGTGCCCCTGAAGGCCACGTTCCTGGAGGATGTGGCGggtagtggggaggctgagggctcGTCGGCCTCCTCCCCGAGCCTTCCGCCACCCTGGACCCCGGCCCTCAGCCCCACATCGATGGGGCCCCAGCCCACAACCCTGGGGGGCCCATCACCCCCCACCAACTTCCTGGATGGGATCGTGGACTTCTTCCGCCAGTACGTGATGCTGATTGCTGTGGTGGGCTCCCTGGCCTTTCTGCTGATGTTCATCGTCTGTGCCGCGGTCATCACCCGGCAGAAGCACAAGGCCTCGGCCTATTACCCGTCATCCTTCCCCAAGAAGAAGTACGTGGACCAGAGTGACCGGGCCGGGGGCCCCCGGGCCTTCAGTGAAGTCCCCGACAGAGCCCCCAACAGCCGGCCTGAGGAAGCCCTGGATTCCTCCCGGCAGCTCCAGGCCGACATATTGGCCGCCACTCAGAACCTCAAGTCCCCAACCAGGGCTGCACTGGGCGGTGGGGACGGAGCCAGGATGGTGGAGGGCAGgggggcagaggaagaggagaagggcaGCCAGGAGGGGGACCAGGAAGTCCAGGGACATGGGGTCCCAGTGGAGATACCAGAGGCGCAGGAGGAGCCATGCTCAGGGGTGCTTGAGGGGGCTCTGGTGGCCAGTGAGGGTCAAGGGGAGCTGGAAGGGTCTCTCTTGTTAGCCCAGGAAGCCCAGCGACCAGAAGATGCCCCCGAAAGCCCCTGTGCTTGCAGCAGCATCCACCCCAGTGTCTAA